In Edaphobacter paludis, a single window of DNA contains:
- a CDS encoding TonB-dependent receptor translates to MNKMRVSLALLAVCLLTLAPISFGQAVYGSIYGTITDASGAVVPNAAVTVTDVAKGTSTTVQSNGSGEFTAEHLIPDVYDVKIEAGGFKGFQQKGIQLYADTSTKVQAVLAVGGSDQTVEVNADSVPLLKTDRADVSTTFAAKEIVDLPIPDRNFTNLQLLLPGAQLLGWNHAADENPQGSKQIEVDGQAFAGVAFQLDGTDNQDPILGIIVVNPNADSLSETKITTQNFDAEFGKAVSSVVTAQTKSGSNTWHGSAFDYRESNANLARDPFTQGPAQLSAVNPFPQGLKNQFGGSLGGKIITDKLFFFGDYQGVRQKVGIANVQTVPTAHLVSTCLGQATTTTGTAGCDFSDYTPAVGQLYHQVNGQSVPYAGNVIPTSDLSAPAINFLKLLQPYAPNTAGSAVNGVSGLKNNYAGSGTGGFNSNQWDVRIDWTANDRVHAFGRFSRFTDTLTGKTMFGPAGGAGFGLGGYGGTSQGANDSAAAGADIVVSPKLVTDVRLGYFRYNIGTSKYDAGTNLATQLGAPGLNMGDKTTSGSPSFQLTEVGSFGGPNNSQATGPQYGAGLNVDRCNCPLTEREDQYQLVNNWTRVIGNHSVKFGADLRYARNLRVPSDNDRTGLLLFGTGPTSNGNNGTTGLGFASFVTGNVTQFQRYVSTTTNAKEFQKRDFFYVQDTWRASPKLTLNLGLRYELYFPETVNGKGNGALLNMATGYLQVAGYGNIGSNMNYHLPNNTYNPRIGVAYQVTPNTVIRAGYGRSFDIGVFGSIFGHAATQNLPVLQNQAITASGTDSAFNLSVGPPAATPIPVPASGLLPNPGSQVSSRARPTTLRLPTLDAWNASLQQSLTPTLSVTIAYVGNKGTHTFGDSSGNTTNPNEAAIALSPSQSFNGQALHWDPNLPDIGGVSQYVNGVGPGGAVNNQNLLRRYYGGSLPACNGPCGWTNDIQDFSDNLDTHYNALQVTMAKQYTHGISLNANYAWQQAISDATGYSSWDKHIVAGRDSALRQQQIIVYGLLELPFGRKRQFLAHTNRVVDQIVSGIQISPVINFSSGLPFTLSYSTCSQEVPGSAPCRVNGDTRGFHPNVTGIPGNSLSFYPAQNIDNGGMFRRPALDQIGNVGRNTVFGPHFFNADLSIQKNFTIREKYTFQLRADGFNAFNHINWGTPNGNIDQGGSISSGPFPGGSANPRQLQFSGRVQF, encoded by the coding sequence ATGAACAAGATGCGAGTAAGTCTAGCTCTCTTGGCCGTCTGCCTGTTGACTCTGGCGCCCATCAGTTTTGGACAGGCGGTCTATGGATCCATCTACGGAACCATCACCGATGCAAGCGGGGCCGTCGTTCCAAACGCCGCCGTCACCGTGACGGATGTAGCGAAAGGTACATCGACCACCGTTCAATCTAACGGCAGCGGCGAGTTCACCGCCGAGCACCTTATTCCGGACGTCTACGACGTCAAGATTGAAGCGGGTGGCTTCAAGGGCTTTCAGCAAAAAGGCATCCAACTCTATGCGGATACCTCCACTAAGGTTCAGGCAGTTCTTGCCGTTGGCGGTTCCGATCAGACCGTTGAAGTCAACGCCGACTCGGTCCCCCTGTTGAAGACGGACCGCGCCGACGTTTCTACGACCTTTGCTGCGAAGGAGATTGTGGACCTCCCGATTCCGGACAGAAATTTTACGAATCTGCAACTGCTGCTGCCCGGCGCGCAACTACTGGGTTGGAACCATGCTGCGGACGAGAATCCGCAGGGGTCTAAACAGATTGAAGTAGATGGTCAGGCGTTTGCCGGAGTCGCGTTCCAATTAGACGGAACGGATAACCAGGACCCAATCCTCGGAATCATCGTGGTCAATCCAAACGCAGATTCGCTATCGGAGACCAAAATTACGACACAGAACTTCGATGCCGAGTTTGGTAAAGCGGTGTCGTCGGTAGTGACGGCACAGACAAAATCCGGGTCCAATACCTGGCATGGATCCGCGTTCGACTATCGCGAGAGCAACGCTAACCTTGCACGAGATCCGTTTACGCAGGGGCCAGCCCAGCTTTCGGCGGTCAATCCTTTTCCTCAAGGCCTGAAGAACCAGTTCGGCGGATCACTCGGTGGAAAGATAATCACGGACAAGCTGTTCTTCTTTGGAGACTACCAGGGAGTAAGGCAGAAGGTCGGCATCGCAAACGTGCAGACGGTTCCGACTGCGCACCTGGTTTCGACATGCCTTGGACAGGCTACGACAACAACTGGAACTGCAGGGTGCGATTTCAGCGACTATACGCCGGCAGTCGGGCAGCTTTATCACCAGGTAAATGGACAATCGGTTCCGTACGCCGGAAACGTTATCCCAACATCAGATCTTTCTGCTCCGGCAATCAACTTTCTCAAGCTCCTACAGCCGTACGCGCCGAATACGGCGGGCTCGGCAGTGAATGGGGTCTCAGGCCTGAAGAACAACTATGCCGGAAGTGGAACCGGCGGCTTCAACAGCAATCAGTGGGATGTTCGTATCGATTGGACGGCCAACGATCGTGTTCATGCCTTTGGGCGTTTCAGCCGGTTTACCGACACTCTGACGGGTAAGACGATGTTTGGACCAGCCGGCGGCGCAGGGTTTGGGCTGGGCGGCTATGGCGGCACCTCGCAGGGCGCCAACGACAGCGCGGCCGCAGGCGCGGATATTGTGGTGAGTCCGAAGCTGGTGACAGACGTTCGGCTCGGCTACTTCCGGTACAACATCGGCACCTCCAAGTACGACGCGGGCACAAACCTCGCGACGCAGCTTGGCGCGCCGGGTCTGAACATGGGAGACAAGACCACCAGCGGTTCACCTTCGTTCCAACTGACCGAAGTCGGCAGCTTCGGCGGCCCAAATAACTCTCAGGCTACGGGTCCACAATATGGCGCGGGGCTCAACGTCGACCGTTGCAACTGCCCCTTGACTGAGCGTGAAGACCAGTACCAACTGGTAAACAACTGGACCAGGGTAATCGGCAACCATAGCGTGAAATTCGGCGCGGACCTTCGTTATGCTCGCAACCTCAGGGTGCCGAGTGATAATGACCGCACCGGTCTTCTTTTATTCGGCACGGGACCGACGTCAAACGGAAATAACGGAACAACGGGCCTGGGTTTCGCGTCGTTTGTCACCGGAAACGTAACCCAGTTTCAGCGCTACGTGAGTACGACGACAAATGCGAAGGAGTTTCAGAAACGCGACTTCTTCTATGTGCAGGACACCTGGCGCGCTTCGCCGAAGCTGACACTCAATCTCGGCCTGCGGTATGAGCTGTATTTCCCGGAAACTGTCAATGGAAAAGGGAACGGTGCGTTGCTGAACATGGCGACTGGTTATCTCCAGGTCGCTGGTTACGGAAACATCGGCAGCAACATGAACTACCATCTCCCGAACAACACATATAACCCGCGCATCGGTGTCGCGTATCAGGTGACCCCGAACACGGTGATTCGCGCAGGATACGGGCGAAGCTTCGATATCGGCGTATTCGGCTCGATCTTCGGACATGCGGCGACCCAGAATCTGCCGGTGCTTCAAAATCAGGCAATCACCGCGAGCGGAACGGACTCTGCATTCAACCTGAGTGTCGGGCCGCCGGCTGCGACGCCGATCCCAGTGCCTGCCAGCGGATTACTGCCGAACCCTGGTTCCCAGGTAAGCTCGCGCGCGCGGCCGACGACACTTCGACTCCCGACGCTCGATGCCTGGAATGCGAGCCTTCAGCAATCGCTCACGCCCACTCTGTCCGTGACGATCGCGTATGTCGGCAACAAGGGTACCCACACCTTTGGCGACAGTTCCGGCAACACTACCAACCCGAACGAAGCCGCAATCGCCTTGTCTCCGTCGCAGAGCTTTAATGGCCAGGCCCTGCACTGGGATCCGAATCTCCCCGATATTGGTGGCGTGAGCCAGTATGTCAATGGCGTAGGACCCGGCGGCGCGGTCAACAATCAAAACCTGCTGCGGCGGTACTATGGCGGTTCCCTACCGGCCTGCAATGGCCCATGCGGATGGACCAACGACATACAAGACTTCTCCGACAACCTCGACACTCACTACAACGCGCTGCAGGTAACAATGGCAAAGCAATATACCCACGGTATCTCGCTGAATGCGAACTATGCGTGGCAGCAGGCGATCAGCGATGCGACGGGCTACTCCTCCTGGGACAAGCACATCGTAGCGGGACGCGATAGCGCGCTGCGTCAACAGCAGATCATCGTATACGGCCTGCTCGAGTTACCCTTTGGAAGAAAAAGGCAGTTCCTGGCGCACACGAACCGGGTAGTCGACCAGATTGTGAGCGGCATCCAGATCAGTCCGGTCATCAATTTCTCGAGCGGACTGCCCTTTACTTTGAGCTACTCAACCTGCAGCCAGGAGGTCCCCGGCAGCGCACCCTGCCGTGTCAACGGCGATACCCGCGGATTTCACCCCAACGTAACGGGCATTCCGGGAAACAGTTTGTCGTTCTACCCGGCACAGAATATCGACAACGGTGGAATGTTCAGGCGGCCCGCTTTGGATCAGATCGGCAACGTCGGAAGGAACACGGTTTTTGGGCCGCACTTCTTCAATGCTGACCTTTCGATCCAGAAGAACTTTACCATCCGGGAGAAATACACCTTCCAGCTTCGGGCAGATGGCTTCAACGCCTTCAACCACATCAACTGGGGCACGCCGAACGGCAATATAGACCAAGGAGGCTCCATTTCGTCAGGGCCCTTCCCAGGCGGTTCGGCGAATCCTCGACAGCTACAGTTCTCCGGTAGAGTGCAGTTCTAA
- a CDS encoding tetratricopeptide repeat protein, whose translation MMIDRGQIAEALKELDALAVEQPAPPGVNRLRGIAMYSQNRFAEADAALASALKQDPHDEESTQMRGLALFRLGKAAEAIPLLESAHNWTPQTRVDPTYVLALCYIDTHNYDNARKAFALQYGFPPDSAAAYLLAARMLLRRDYRPIAQQFAHKAVELNPQLPLAHLLLGEIALADEHVDEAITEFEKERTRNPLEGSVYDRLGDAYTRSGDYVKAQQSLQQALLLEPNSTGPFILLGKVLLKENDPMNAILYLERADRMDTGNYITHNLLGRAYRSVGRTEDANREFQTSQKLQAGDQPKLETVH comes from the coding sequence ATGATGATCGATCGCGGACAAATTGCGGAGGCGTTGAAGGAACTCGATGCTCTCGCCGTGGAGCAGCCTGCGCCGCCGGGAGTCAATCGACTGCGCGGCATTGCCATGTATTCCCAGAATCGATTCGCTGAAGCCGACGCTGCTCTTGCGAGTGCATTGAAACAAGATCCCCATGATGAAGAGTCGACGCAGATGCGCGGTCTGGCTCTGTTTCGATTGGGCAAGGCTGCTGAAGCGATTCCACTGCTCGAATCGGCCCACAACTGGACCCCACAAACTCGGGTCGATCCCACCTACGTGCTCGCCCTCTGCTATATCGACACACATAATTACGACAACGCACGCAAAGCCTTCGCCCTGCAGTATGGCTTCCCACCGGATTCAGCCGCGGCCTATCTTCTCGCCGCACGCATGTTATTGCGTCGCGACTACCGCCCCATCGCGCAGCAGTTCGCGCACAAGGCCGTCGAACTCAACCCACAATTGCCGCTGGCGCACCTGCTCCTGGGCGAAATCGCACTCGCCGACGAACACGTCGATGAAGCTATCACTGAGTTTGAAAAAGAACGTACCCGCAACCCCCTCGAGGGCAGCGTCTACGACAGGCTCGGCGACGCCTACACACGCAGCGGCGACTACGTGAAAGCGCAGCAGTCCCTTCAGCAGGCGTTGTTGCTGGAGCCAAACTCAACAGGCCCCTTCATCCTGCTCGGCAAAGTACTGCTCAAAGAGAACGACCCGATGAACGCCATCCTGTACCTGGAGCGCGCGGATCGAATGGATACTGGCAATTACATTACCCACAACCTGCTTGGACGGGCCTATCGCTCCGTAGGCAGGACCGAAGATGCCAACCGCGAATTTCAAACCTCCCAGAAGCTTCAAGCCGGGGACCAGCCCAAACTCGAAACGGTTCACTAA